ACCTTGCGAACATCATCGTCGCCACCAGCCAGGCGCTCACCGGTACCGGCGTGCAGCTGGTGCTGGTGAACGCGCGCAACGACGCCGAGCACGCCCGGGTGGCGGACTACGTGCGCAGCGGGCATGTGGACGGGGTGCTGCTGGCGTCCATGCACGGTGAGGACCCGCTGCCGGGGCTGCTGCTCGGCGCGGGCGTGCCGACCGTGGTCGGCGGCAGGCCCGCCATCCCGGTCCCCGGACTCTGCTACGTGGACGTGGACAACCCCGGCGGCGCGCAGCTCGCCACCGAACGGCTGCTCGCCGCGGGCAGGCGGCGGATCGGCACCATCGCCGGGCCTGCGGACATGACCGCGGCCGCCGACCGGCTGGACGGCTTCCGCCGGGTGCTCGCCGAGGCCGGGCTGCCTGCGGGCACGGTGGTCCATGGCGAGTTCACCCGCGAATCCGGGCAGGCGGCCATGGCGGAGCTGCTGGAGCGGGAACCCGGGCTGGACGGGGTGTTCGCGGCCAACGACCTGATGGCGATCGGGGCGCTGCGCACGCTGCGCGCGGCCGGGCGGCGAGTGCCCGAGGACGTGGCCGTGGTCGGCTATGACGACATCGAACCGGCGCAGCACACCGAGCCCCCGCTGACCACCGTGCGCCAGCCGGTGGTGGAACAGGCGCGGCTGATG
The sequence above is drawn from the Amycolatopsis aidingensis genome and encodes:
- a CDS encoding LacI family DNA-binding transcriptional regulator, with product MAAEAGVSRATVSRVINGSPRVSPEVKELVEQAIARVGYVPNHAARSLVMRRTDSIALVIREPDATVLADPYLANIIVATSQALTGTGVQLVLVNARNDAEHARVADYVRSGHVDGVLLASMHGEDPLPGLLLGAGVPTVVGGRPAIPVPGLCYVDVDNPGGAQLATERLLAAGRRRIGTIAGPADMTAAADRLDGFRRVLAEAGLPAGTVVHGEFTRESGQAAMAELLEREPGLDGVFAANDLMAIGALRTLRAAGRRVPEDVAVVGYDDIEPAQHTEPPLTTVRQPVVEQARLMTELLLTQIGGQRGGEPVVLPTRLVERDSA